Proteins encoded in a region of the Zea mays cultivar B73 chromosome 4, Zm-B73-REFERENCE-NAM-5.0, whole genome shotgun sequence genome:
- the LOC103652674 gene encoding serine/threonine-protein kinase Nek10 isoform X7, translating into MMQVKHPNVVRFIGYCSNTEHELMRKEGKYIKVEVRERLLCFEHISNGSLRSHITDGLRGLEWHARYKIIKGICEGLHHLHMEKNIIHMDLKPANILVHDQMVPKIADFGLSRLAEVSRTMSNERLLSLGYCAPEYQYHGKMSLKSDIYSLGVIMLELVTGSKEEPDITNVLRRWSHRWKKSGQRTPSFQRHQVSKCIGLAKRCKEVEPTRRPSICDILAALGKMEDMNCSDQQVDEEVTYLEDMLGIEPLDLHFLVEPTKQISCSVHLTNATNDCFAFIVQTTNPKQYCIQPDRGVVPPRSECSVAIVLSQEPTHNKRCSMEDELSVQSTRVDEGVTAADVSEALFTGKEDRTVDHVSLMVGFDMSPSPPEEQTEDFTFAPLASLYDEEPQLSAAKVSVWTSNQLGRSGRFSKKKLVSILKSWRARLKVSSHKKLETPKHDCEIPEAVEHEEVAAPRCPKGPLPQRDLSPLGEACSRMNMTAIHEILVNRHYRDDDLDPNVPSLEEWTQQSRDMLDDRKRGDFTFRDKDFRAAIDWYTKCMDVGPKKASPTVLVRRSCCHLMCGNLDAALRDAMQAQRQYPDCPTSLYMQAVALSKLGMHSQAMGMLIEASEMEANQKKTRKAA; encoded by the exons ATGATGCAGGTGAAGCATCCAAACGTAGTGCGGTTTATTGGCTACTGTTCTAACACAGAGCATGAACTGATGAGAAAAGAAGGCAAGTATATTAAGGTCGAGGTGCGAGAAAGGCTGCTCTGTTTCGAGCATATCAGCAACGGAAGCCTCCGCAGCCACATTACAG ATGGACTAAGAGGGCTTGAATGGCACGCACGGTATAAAATAATTAAGGGAATTTGTGAGGGCCTACATCATCTTCACATGGAAAAAAACATCATTCACATGGATCTTAAACCTGCCAACATACTAGTACATGATCAAATGGTACCAAAGATTGCAGACTTTGGTCTATCAAGGCTGGCTGAAGTATCACGTACTATGAGCAATGAACGGCTTTTATCCCT AGGATACTGCGCTCCAGAATACCAATACCATGGCAAAATGTCCCTTAAGTCTGACATCTATAGTTTAGGTGTCATAATGCTGGAGCTGGTGACCGGGAGCAAGGAGGAGCCGGACATTACTAAT GTACTTCGACGGTGGAGCCATAGGTGGAAAAAATCAGGACAGCGTACACCATCATTTCAACGCCATCAAGTGAGTAAATGCATAGGTTTGGCTAAGAGATGCAAAGAAGTAGAACCAACAAGAAGGCCTTCTATATGTGATATACTTGCTGCCCTAGGCAAAATGGAAGATATGAATTGCAGTGATCAACAAGTGGACGAG GAAGTCACTTATCTGGAGGACATGCTAGGAATCGAGCCTCTTGATCTGCATTTCCTAGTCGAACCTACCAAGCAGATATCCTGCTCAGTCCATCTGACCAACGCTACGAATGACTGTTTCGCCTTCATTGTTCAGACGACGAACCCGAAGCAGTACTGCATACAGCCGGACAGAGGCGTCGTTCCACCACGATCTGAGTGTAGTGTTGCCATCGTATTATCGCAAGAACCGACGCATAATAAGCGATGCAGCATGGAGGACGAGCTAAGCGTGCAGAGCACCAGAGTGGATGAGGGTGTGACAGCTGCGGATGTGAGTGAAGCGTTGTTCACTGGAAAGGAAGATAGAACGGTCGATCACGTGAGCCTGATGGTCGGTTTCGACATGTCGCCATCGCCACCTGAGGAACAAACGGAGGACTTCACGTTTGCACCACTGGCGTCGTTGTACGACGAGGAGCCACAGTTAAGCGCGGCGAAGGTATCAGTATGGACATCCAATCAG TTGGGGCGTTCTGGTCGCTTCTCTAAGAAGAAGCTAGTGTCTATTCTGAAATCCTGGCGAGCAAGATTAAAG GTATCATCCCATAAGAAACTCGAGACTCCAAAGCATGACTGTGAGATTCCTGAAGCTGTAGAGCATGAAGAAGTTGCCGCGCCCAGGTGTCCCAAAGGACCACTGCCACAGCGCGATCTTTCTCCACTGGGCGAAGCATGTTCTAGGATGAACATGACGGCGATCCATGAGATCCTAGTGAACAGACATTACAGAGATGATGACCTAGACCCAAACGTG CCGTCGCTCGAGGAATGGACACAGCAGAGCAGGGATATGTTGGATGATAGGAAACGTGGGGACTTCACTTTTCGTGATAAAGATTTCCGAGCAGCCATAGACTGGTATACCAAG TGTATGGATGTGGGGCCAAAGAAGGCGTCACCAACAGTTCTCGTTCGACGCAGTTGCTGCCACCTCATGTGCGGCAACCTGGACGCCGCCCTCCGCGATGCAATGCAAGCGCAGCGTCAGTATCCCGACTGCCCAACCTCACTGTACATGCAAGCAGTGGCACTTTCAAAGCTAGGGATGCATAGTCAAGCCATGGGCATGCTGATTGAGGCGTCGGAGATGGAAGCGAATCAGAAAAAGACCCGAAAAGCAGCTTAA
- the LOC103652674 gene encoding serine/threonine-protein kinase Nek10 isoform X8 produces the protein MMQVKHPNVVRFIGYCSNTEHELMRKEGKYIKVEVRERLLCFEHISNGSLRSHITDGLRGLEWHARYKIIKGICEGLHHLHMEKNIIHMDLKPANILVHDQMVPKIADFGLSRLAEVSRTMSNERLLSLGYCAPEYQYHGKMSLKSDIYSLGVIMLELVTGSKEEPDITNVLRRWSHRWKKSGQRTPSFQRHQVSKCIGLAKRCKEVEPTRRPSICDILAALGKMEDMNCSDQQVDEEVTYLEDMLGIEPLDLHFLVEPTKQISCSVHLTNATNDCFAFIVQTTNPKQYCIQPDRGVVPPRSECSVAIVLSQEPTHNKRCSMEDELSVQSTRVDEGVTAADVSEALFTGKEDRTVDHVSLMVGFDMSPSPPEEQTEDFTFAPLASLYDEEPQLSAAKSARLQLGRSGRFSKKKLVSILKSWRARLKVSSHKKLETPKHDCEIPEAVEHEEVAAPRCPKGPLPQRDLSPLGEACSRMNMTAIHEILVNRHYRDDDLDPNVPSLEEWTQQSRDMLDDRKRGDFTFRDKDFRAAIDWYTKCMDVGPKKASPTVLVRRSCCHLMCGNLDAALRDAMQAQRQYPDCPTSLYMQAVALSKLGMHSQAMGMLIEASEMEANQKKTRKAA, from the exons ATGATGCAGGTGAAGCATCCAAACGTAGTGCGGTTTATTGGCTACTGTTCTAACACAGAGCATGAACTGATGAGAAAAGAAGGCAAGTATATTAAGGTCGAGGTGCGAGAAAGGCTGCTCTGTTTCGAGCATATCAGCAACGGAAGCCTCCGCAGCCACATTACAG ATGGACTAAGAGGGCTTGAATGGCACGCACGGTATAAAATAATTAAGGGAATTTGTGAGGGCCTACATCATCTTCACATGGAAAAAAACATCATTCACATGGATCTTAAACCTGCCAACATACTAGTACATGATCAAATGGTACCAAAGATTGCAGACTTTGGTCTATCAAGGCTGGCTGAAGTATCACGTACTATGAGCAATGAACGGCTTTTATCCCT AGGATACTGCGCTCCAGAATACCAATACCATGGCAAAATGTCCCTTAAGTCTGACATCTATAGTTTAGGTGTCATAATGCTGGAGCTGGTGACCGGGAGCAAGGAGGAGCCGGACATTACTAAT GTACTTCGACGGTGGAGCCATAGGTGGAAAAAATCAGGACAGCGTACACCATCATTTCAACGCCATCAAGTGAGTAAATGCATAGGTTTGGCTAAGAGATGCAAAGAAGTAGAACCAACAAGAAGGCCTTCTATATGTGATATACTTGCTGCCCTAGGCAAAATGGAAGATATGAATTGCAGTGATCAACAAGTGGACGAG GAAGTCACTTATCTGGAGGACATGCTAGGAATCGAGCCTCTTGATCTGCATTTCCTAGTCGAACCTACCAAGCAGATATCCTGCTCAGTCCATCTGACCAACGCTACGAATGACTGTTTCGCCTTCATTGTTCAGACGACGAACCCGAAGCAGTACTGCATACAGCCGGACAGAGGCGTCGTTCCACCACGATCTGAGTGTAGTGTTGCCATCGTATTATCGCAAGAACCGACGCATAATAAGCGATGCAGCATGGAGGACGAGCTAAGCGTGCAGAGCACCAGAGTGGATGAGGGTGTGACAGCTGCGGATGTGAGTGAAGCGTTGTTCACTGGAAAGGAAGATAGAACGGTCGATCACGTGAGCCTGATGGTCGGTTTCGACATGTCGCCATCGCCACCTGAGGAACAAACGGAGGACTTCACGTTTGCACCACTGGCGTCGTTGTACGACGAGGAGCCACAGTTAAGCGCGGCGAAG AGTGCGCGTTTACAGTTGGGGCGTTCTGGTCGCTTCTCTAAGAAGAAGCTAGTGTCTATTCTGAAATCCTGGCGAGCAAGATTAAAG GTATCATCCCATAAGAAACTCGAGACTCCAAAGCATGACTGTGAGATTCCTGAAGCTGTAGAGCATGAAGAAGTTGCCGCGCCCAGGTGTCCCAAAGGACCACTGCCACAGCGCGATCTTTCTCCACTGGGCGAAGCATGTTCTAGGATGAACATGACGGCGATCCATGAGATCCTAGTGAACAGACATTACAGAGATGATGACCTAGACCCAAACGTG CCGTCGCTCGAGGAATGGACACAGCAGAGCAGGGATATGTTGGATGATAGGAAACGTGGGGACTTCACTTTTCGTGATAAAGATTTCCGAGCAGCCATAGACTGGTATACCAAG TGTATGGATGTGGGGCCAAAGAAGGCGTCACCAACAGTTCTCGTTCGACGCAGTTGCTGCCACCTCATGTGCGGCAACCTGGACGCCGCCCTCCGCGATGCAATGCAAGCGCAGCGTCAGTATCCCGACTGCCCAACCTCACTGTACATGCAAGCAGTGGCACTTTCAAAGCTAGGGATGCATAGTCAAGCCATGGGCATGCTGATTGAGGCGTCGGAGATGGAAGCGAATCAGAAAAAGACCCGAAAAGCAGCTTAA